The sequence GTAAGGGAAGGTCTTAGCGATATTCTTAAAGGAAGGTCCAATAACTTTGCAGCTGAGACCCAGCTTACAAGGCACAACGAATCTGTGATACTGCGTTTGAACCTAAGTTCATTGATAGTAGATGGTTTTCCTCAGGGCGGCATGGCCATCTTTGATGATATAACCCTACATAAAATGGGAGAAGAGTCCCTTCAGCAGAATGAGACCCGTTTGACAAAGCTTCTTGAACTCAGTCAGATGTCAGATGCTGATGTCTCCAGCATTATCAGATTTGCCCTTCGATCAGCTCTTGATCTTACACAAAGCAGTAACGGTTATCTTATCAGGTTAGGGGACGATGGAATGCCTGATATGTTTTTATACCTTTTCAAAGATGAAAAGGGTCAGTATGCATTTACTGAAGATATTAATGATTTTTCTTCGAATCTGAAAAAGAATATTAAAGAACGTATTTCAACAGGGGAACCCCTGTTTTCTAACATTCTGGAAGATCGTGACAATAAGCCTGATGGATCAAAGAGATCGAACAGTCTTCTGGAGATCCCGCTTCATGATAATGGTTCCATCAAATTTGTGCTGGGTGTCGGTAGCAAGGATACGGCATACAATTACCTTGACACGCATAATTTGAAACTACTTATACAGTCCATGTGGAAACTGATAATTCAAAAGGAAGCGAATGAAGCACTTCGGACTTCTGAGGAAAAGTATTCAACCCTTGTTGAAAAAGGAAATGATGGTATCATCATAATTCTGGATGACATGCTTCTTTTCACAAATCCAATGTTCTGCAATATTGTGGGAATATCTGCTGATAAAGTAAAGGGGACAAAATTTTCCAGGTATCTTGCACCTGAATACAGAAGAATGATGGAGAAGATATTTTTAAAGATACTTGAAAAGAAAAAGAGTGTCAATCGTAAATCTGAAGTTTTTCTCCTGGGTAAGAATGGAAGGTACGTTCCGGTTGAAATAACAGCTTCTCGCATTGAGCACGATGGAAAACTTTCTGTAATGGCTATCATCCATGATATTACAGAACAGAAAGAAAAAGAGCAGGAATTACTTGGATCCCTTGAGGTCCAGAAGGTTCTGCAGGCTGTAATAAAGACCAGCCCTGCCGTTGTTTTCTTCTGGGGATCCCAATCTGATTGGCCTGTAGAGTTCGTTTCTGAGAACATCGAAAAGTTTGGTTATTCAACGGAAGAATTCATTTCCGGAAAGCTGAATTATAGTGACATTATCCACCCATCTGATTTGGAGAGGGTACAGGCATATTTTACCAGGAAGAATTCGGAAGGTGCATCAGAATATAACATCGAGTATCGTATTATAACAAAATCCGGTGATGTACGCTGGGTGGTGGAAAGGTCAACTCCGCAATATGACGAGGAGGGTAACCTTGCCCATATTCAGGGTATCATCCTGGACATCACAGAGCGTAAAAGGATCAACCAGTTCCTTAATATTGAATCGGAGGTAGGCAACCTGTTCACCCCTTCAGGGGACATTCAGGAAACCTTTGACCAGCTTCTGGAGTTCTCTTTACACATCGAGGGTCTTGATTGTGGAGCCCTTTATATCCTTGATAAGAATAATGGCGACCTGAACCTTGTATCGCATAATGGATTCTCTGAAGATTTTGTGAAGAACAATTCTCACTATAGTCCTGATACTATACAAAGCAGGTTATTCCTTATGGGTTATCCGCTCTATAAACTTTATTCAGAGATATTCCCACAGACACGCCATGATAATCGTGTGGATGAAGGAATTCTTGCTACTGCAGTTGTTCCTGTAAAATACAGAGAGGAGATCGTAGCAGTTCTTTTCCTTGCATCCCATGTCGAGTACGATATACCTTATGATGTTCATGCATCAGTGGAGACCATTGCTGCACAGATAGGGTCTATAATAGGCCGTATCGAAACCGAGGTTGATCTCCAGAAGAACCAGAACGATCTGAAATTACTTCTGGACAGCATTGAAGACCTCATATTTGTTCTTGATCAGGAAGGTTGCGTTCTCTATACAAATGAAAGCGTGACGAAAAAGCTTGGTTATTCAAAAGAGGAAATAACCGGCATGAACTTCATAAAAATGCATCCGCACAATAAAGTGCTTGATGTAGCAACTTACTTTAATAATGCAGCTTCAGGTAAAGGTGTTGTATTCACACTTCCTTTGCTGACCAGCACTGGAATGGTAATTTCTGTTGAGACGAGATTGACAAAAGGCAGATGGAAAAAACAGGGAGCATTAATAGCTGCCTGTCGTGAGGTGAACAGGACCTGATATCTAGTGGGTTAAGGAGTTGCAAATTTAAGATATAATCCATTAAATATATTATATGATTTAACATTATGATTTATTAACTTATATTTGTTAATTATTATGAGATGGAACATAGACCATTGATATTTATGAAGGAATAATTTATGATCGACATAAATCCTCAACATACATTAGTGCGATATAATCTGAAAGTAGAAAAGGAAATGACTCCTGAAGAAGTTGCAGAGGAGCTATTCCCGACAGATGAAGTTATACGTGAAGTTGCAAGAGCTGTTTTTGAAGGTGACGAAGATGAAGTTGTGGAAAGTCTTCAGAATGCGATAGATAAGGGCAAGGATCCTTTGCACCTGATAAATGATGGACTTATGATGGGAATGGATATCGTTTCAACACTTTATGATGGTAATATGCTCTATCTTCCTGACGTTATCATATCAGCCCAGGCAATGATCGAAGGAATTGAGTTCTGTAAGGAACGCTCCGGTGAAGAACACGAATACAGGGGCAAGATCGTTTCCTATGTTGTGGAAGGTGACATACATGATATCGGCAAGAAGATCGTAACAGTGCTTCTCAGGGCAAAAGGCTATGAGGTCATTGATCTTGGAAAAGATGTTCCCGTTGAGGAGGTCATTGCTGCTGTGAAAAGGGAAAATCCGATCATGCTTACCGGGACTGCCCTTATGACAACTACAATGTCTGCATTTAAGGATGTAAACTCCCGTCTTCTTGATAGTGATATTAACGTTCCGGTGGTATGTGGAGGGGGAGCAGTTACACAGGATTTTATTTCCCAGTACGATCTTGGCCTCTACTGTGAGGAAGCAGCAGACGTTCCGAAGATCGCAGATGCTATACTGAAAGGATTTGATGTTGAACGCCTCAGGAAGGAGTTCCACAAACATTGATGGTGGTTACGTTATGGATATTAAACGTTATACAAAAATGGCATACGATGATTTTGAGGATATGGTCTTCGGACATTCCCTCTATCCTGTAAAAACGGGTTTTGATCTCGAGATCGGAGCCGGTTATACTTCTGCAGAGGTGAATTATGCACCCCGGCCTTCATCAGGAGAGTCAAAAGAGAAACTGGTCGCAGAATATGAGAAGATCACAACTGATATCCTTCAAAGGATGGTTCAGGTAGGTTTTCCTTCCGTAGTGCTTGAGACCGAACATGTGCTTCAGATGACCACTAATCCGGGATGGGGGGCAGAGATTGCACATGCCCAGAAGACCATCATGGAAGAATATTACGACGAATATGGTATCAAATGCGCATTGCGCAATACTCTTGCCGATATCCGCGGAGGTCGTGAGAGTCTTGACCTGCGGGGAGACCCTTATAATGTCCTTATGGAATCCTTCGAGCAGGTAGCATCCAACGGTGCGGATATGCTTTCGATCGAGTCACTTGGAGGAAAGAGCGTTTTTGACACTGCTATCCTGCATAACGATATACCGGGAATTTTATTTTCGATCGGAATTCTTGGAACTCTTGATGTTGAATTTATCTGGTCCGAGATCAGCAGCATCGCAAAGAAACACAATGTAATTGCTGCAGGAGATACTGATTGTTCCCAGGCTAATACTGCTATGTTCATTGCAGGAGGTCTCCTTGACAGGAAACTTGCCCATACAATGGCTATAGTGGCAAGGGCTATCTCTGCACCGAGATCACTTGCAGCATACGAGGCAGGAGCTGTTGGCCCGGGAAAGGATTGTGGTTATGAGAACACAATAATCAAGGCTATAACCGGAGTTCCCATTTCACAGGAAGGAAAAGCTTCCACCTGTGCTCATTCGGATCTTATGGGTAATCTTGTTATGCAGTGCTGTGATCTCTGGTCCAATGAGTCCGTAGAATATCACGGTGAATTTGGCGGTACAAGTGTCCAGTGTTGGGGCGAAACATTATCCTATGATTGCTCAATGCTGAATACAGCTATTGAAGCTGGTTATGAAAAAGTATTCCGGGATGTGCTAATGGCTTCGGACCGATATCGTGATCCTCAGTCCTTCATGCTCGCATTTGATAATGCGTACAGGCTCGGGGAAGTTATCGTAAAAGATGGTAATGATATCTATTTACGTGCCAGGAACGCTGCAATTGAAGCCTGTGATATTATTGAGAAAGGGTCAAAAGGACAGTTAGAACTTTCCAAATTTGAGAAAGTATCTCTGGCAAAGGTAAGCAAGGTACTTAATTCCCTTACCGATGAAAAGGATGTTTTCATTGAAGCGCAGATGGATAAATTTAAGTCTGAAATGCCTGAATTCAGGCCTGAAAACTATGGTTATTGAGAAGATAACTTCTCATTTTTCACTTTTCTATTTTTAATTTGAGTACTATTATTCTTATTTTAATTGCGGTACAAGGTTAGTTTCATGCTATTCAGGATCATCTGTTCGTCAATGCATGTGCTGCCCAGAATAGTATTATTTAAGCGTTTTGATTGCCATAATTATTTTTGAAAAATCTACATTATTATATGCTTGATACAATATTTAGAGGTTACACCATTCTTTAGAAATTTTTCCAAAATGAATGGACCTATATTTTTTTGTCTTTTCGTTTATTCTATCTTTTGATAGTGTTTTTCATTTCTGTTGATAAAAAATGAATATGTATTTTATTATATATAGATTTCTACAACATTAAATATAGATTTCCCGGATTTCCTTTAATTAAATTATATTATCGGAATCAATTGACTTTTTTTATTACATGTAACGTTTTCAATTCGATCTTACTTTGTGAGATATGTTTTTATATTAGTTTACTCAAAGTGCCTGGCATTTATTTTATATAAGAATATCTCTACTAAATTAGACTATTGTTTTCACTAATGTTTATATTTCACCAGATTTTCACTATCAATAAGCACTTTTATTTTTAAGAATATAGTCTTGAAGATAATTGGTCAAATTAGATATCTTTATATATTAAAACCATAAAATAGAAACGTTTATATATTGAAATACCAGACGTTTTATTAGGATTTCAGGATGGAATCTTATGGATTGGATCGAAAACGATCTTCTAACTATAGAATGATCGTTTCAATATATAAAAAAGAACAAAGGAAGTAAAACATGACCAGTTTCGATGTAGACCCCAGTGAAATTCTGGTAAGGTACAATGTAAAAATGGAAAAGGCAATGACGCCTGAAGACGCTGCAGCTGAACTCTATCCAAAGGATGAGTTATTCAGATCAATTGCAGAAGCGATCTTTGAAGGCGAGGAAGACGACGTTGTCGAAGGTCTCGAGAAGGCAATCGATGCAGGCAAGAACCCAATTGCATTGATCGACGATGCTCTCATGGTAGGTATGAAGGTTGTCACAGATCTGTACGACCAGGGCATAATTTTCCTTCCAAACGTCATGATGTCCGCAGATGCAATGCTCGATGGTATTGAGTTCTGTAAGGGACAGTCTGACGAAGCACCTGTTTCAAAGGGCAAAGTAGTATGCCATGTAGCAGAAGGAGATGTACACGACATTGGAAAGACCATCGTTGCTGCTCTTCTCAGAGCAAACGGATACGAAGTAGTTGACCTTGGACGTGACGTTCCTGTGGATGAAGTTATCGAGGCTGTCAAAGCTGAGAAACCGATCATGCTTACAGGTACTGCACTGATGACAACAACAATGTACGCTTTCAAGGCTGTCAACGACAGGCTTCTTGAAGCAGGTCTTAAGGTCCCATTCGCCTGTGGCGGCGGAGCAGTCAACCAGGACTTTGTAACTACCTATGACCTAGGTGTCTACGGTGAAGAAGCTGCTGACGCACCAAAGATGGCAGATAAGATCGTGGCCGGTGCAAGTATTAGCGCACTGAAAGAGGAATTCCATAAACACTAAAGGGGTGAGAAAAATGGCAATAAACAGATACACAAAGATGGCATATGGCAATGCAGATGAAATGATCTTCGGTAAATCAAAGTTCCCTGTAAAGGCAGGACTTGGCCTTGAGATCGGTGGCGGATATACATCCCCTGAAGTGAACTATGCTCCAAGACCTGAAGCAGGTGCATCAAAGGAGAAACTCGTCAAGGAATACCAGAGGATCACCACAGATATCATGAACCGTATGGTCCAGGTAGGTTTCCCATCTGTAGTACTTGAGACAGAACACGTTGAACAGATGACCAACAACCCAACATGGGGAGGAGAGGTCGCACACGCACAGAAGGAGATCATGGAAGAGTTCCACGACGAATACGGCATCAAATGTGCATTAAGGCACACACCTGGTGACATCCGTGAAGACCGTGACTTCCTTGAGCTCAGAGGTGACAAATTCAACACTCTTATGGAATCCTTCGAAGAAGTAGCATCAAATGGTGCTGACCTGCTCTCCATTGAGACAATGGGTGGTAAGGAAGTATTCGACTATGCTATCCTGAGGAACGATGTTCCTGGTATGCTCTACGCAATTGGCTGCCTTGGTACCATGGATATGGACTTCATCTGGCAGGAGATCGCCAGTGTCGCAAAGAAGAACAACGTCGTTGCAGCTGGTGATACTGATTGTTCCGAAGCAAACACTGCAATGTTCATTGGTGGCGGTCTGCTCGACAAGAACCTTGCTCACACACTTGCTATCATCGCAAGGGCAATCTCAGCACCAAGGTCACTCGCAGCATACGAGGCAGGAGCTGTAGGTCCGGGCAAGGACTGTGGATATGAGAACACGATCATAAAATCAATTGCCGGTGTTCCAATTGCACAGGAAGGTAAGAGCTCAACCTGTGCACACTCTGATGTCATGGGTAATCTTGTCATGCAATGCTGTGACCTCTGGTCAAACGAGTCTGTCGAATACCACGCTGAGTTTGGTGGTACATCCGTACAGTGCTGGTCAGAATCCCTCGCATATGACTGTGCTTTGATGAACACAGCAACTGCAACAGGAAAAGCAAAGGATCTCAGAGACCTGTTCACACTTTCCGACAAATACAGGGATCCACAGGGCTATGTGCTTGCATATGACAATGCATACCGCGTTGGTGAGGCAATTGTCAAGGACGGAAACGATATCTACCTCCGTGCAAAGAATGCTGCACTCAAATCTGTAGAGATCATGGAAGAAGGAATGGCTGGTAAACTTGAACTCACAAGGTTCGAGAAGGGTGCACTTGCAGATGCAAAGGATGCACTGTCTGCACTTACAGATGACCAGGACACCTTCATGAGTGACTGTATGGCCAAGTACAAGGAAGAAGTTAAGGTATTCCTGCCTGAGAACTACGGTCTCTAAGCAGATTTCCAAAACGGTTTTCCAGACGTGGACAGTAGCCCCGGATTATTCGGGGCTACTTTCATCACCTTGAAAAATCACTTTTGTATTACAGACATTTTAAAACCCCTTAACTAACTACGGTAATATTCTTTCCCTAAAGTAAATGAATAGATAGGAGGCGATACCCAGGAATTTACAAACTCCTTTATCTCCTTAAATCGTTATTTTTATTTTTCAATGAGCAATAGTGTGCTCGATTATATATTACAATTTAGAACTGTTTGAATATATATTACTAATTAGTAGTTTACAACACCCATTATTACAATAAAACCGGAAGTGATCATATTTGACAAATAATGAAGAGACACCAGAGAACTGTATTTTATGTAAGCCTGAGAATGAATTTCACATAATCGATAAAACATCAGATCATGCACCACTCGGATTCATGGGACTTGGTCTTGCTGCTACAATGCTTGGCCTGATGGGATCAGGATTCTTTGCAGATGCTACTATGGTAGTATCAATGTCCATTTTCCTTGGTGGATTTGCACAGGTATTTGCAGGTATTGAAGGTTGGAAGAAAGGCGATGTTTTCGGAGCAACAGCATTCTCAGCCTTTGGCCTGTTCTGGTTCTCCTTTGCGTTCATACTAATGGCTACTGGAATTGCAGAAGGAGTTCTCGGTTCAGCCAGTGCAGCATCCGTTGGTTTCTACCTTCTGATATGGGGTATAGTTTCCCTTGTGTTATTGCTTGTTACATTTAAGATCGGAATCAAGGCAATAATTGTGGTATTCATCACACTCACCCTGACATTCTTCCTGAATGCAGCAGCAAACTTTGGGATGGGAGTTGGCGTAATTGCAGGTTACATGACCTTATTACTTGGTCTTTGTGCAATGTACACTTCACTTGCACTTGTAGCGAATTCCGTGTTTGGTAAGACAGTTGCACCTCTCTGAATCACGGTGCAAAATAGATACTATCAAGTTTCCAGCCGATCATCTGATCGGTTGTTACTTGATCTCAAAAATGAAGGGGT comes from Methanococcoides sp. AM1 and encodes:
- the mtaB gene encoding methanol--corrinoid protein co-methyltransferase MtaB, with amino-acid sequence MAINRYTKMAYGNADEMIFGKSKFPVKAGLGLEIGGGYTSPEVNYAPRPEAGASKEKLVKEYQRITTDIMNRMVQVGFPSVVLETEHVEQMTNNPTWGGEVAHAQKEIMEEFHDEYGIKCALRHTPGDIREDRDFLELRGDKFNTLMESFEEVASNGADLLSIETMGGKEVFDYAILRNDVPGMLYAIGCLGTMDMDFIWQEIASVAKKNNVVAAGDTDCSEANTAMFIGGGLLDKNLAHTLAIIARAISAPRSLAAYEAGAVGPGKDCGYENTIIKSIAGVPIAQEGKSSTCAHSDVMGNLVMQCCDLWSNESVEYHAEFGGTSVQCWSESLAYDCALMNTATATGKAKDLRDLFTLSDKYRDPQGYVLAYDNAYRVGEAIVKDGNDIYLRAKNAALKSVEIMEEGMAGKLELTRFEKGALADAKDALSALTDDQDTFMSDCMAKYKEEVKVFLPENYGL
- the mtaC gene encoding methanol--corrinoid protein MtaC codes for the protein MIDINPQHTLVRYNLKVEKEMTPEEVAEELFPTDEVIREVARAVFEGDEDEVVESLQNAIDKGKDPLHLINDGLMMGMDIVSTLYDGNMLYLPDVIISAQAMIEGIEFCKERSGEEHEYRGKIVSYVVEGDIHDIGKKIVTVLLRAKGYEVIDLGKDVPVEEVIAAVKRENPIMLTGTALMTTTMSAFKDVNSRLLDSDINVPVVCGGGAVTQDFISQYDLGLYCEEAADVPKIADAILKGFDVERLRKEFHKH
- a CDS encoding acetate uptake transporter, producing the protein MTNNEETPENCILCKPENEFHIIDKTSDHAPLGFMGLGLAATMLGLMGSGFFADATMVVSMSIFLGGFAQVFAGIEGWKKGDVFGATAFSAFGLFWFSFAFILMATGIAEGVLGSASAASVGFYLLIWGIVSLVLLLVTFKIGIKAIIVVFITLTLTFFLNAAANFGMGVGVIAGYMTLLLGLCAMYTSLALVANSVFGKTVAPL
- the mtaB gene encoding methanol--corrinoid protein co-methyltransferase MtaB, translated to MDIKRYTKMAYDDFEDMVFGHSLYPVKTGFDLEIGAGYTSAEVNYAPRPSSGESKEKLVAEYEKITTDILQRMVQVGFPSVVLETEHVLQMTTNPGWGAEIAHAQKTIMEEYYDEYGIKCALRNTLADIRGGRESLDLRGDPYNVLMESFEQVASNGADMLSIESLGGKSVFDTAILHNDIPGILFSIGILGTLDVEFIWSEISSIAKKHNVIAAGDTDCSQANTAMFIAGGLLDRKLAHTMAIVARAISAPRSLAAYEAGAVGPGKDCGYENTIIKAITGVPISQEGKASTCAHSDLMGNLVMQCCDLWSNESVEYHGEFGGTSVQCWGETLSYDCSMLNTAIEAGYEKVFRDVLMASDRYRDPQSFMLAFDNAYRLGEVIVKDGNDIYLRARNAAIEACDIIEKGSKGQLELSKFEKVSLAKVSKVLNSLTDEKDVFIEAQMDKFKSEMPEFRPENYGY
- the mtaC gene encoding methanol--corrinoid protein MtaC, which codes for MTSFDVDPSEILVRYNVKMEKAMTPEDAAAELYPKDELFRSIAEAIFEGEEDDVVEGLEKAIDAGKNPIALIDDALMVGMKVVTDLYDQGIIFLPNVMMSADAMLDGIEFCKGQSDEAPVSKGKVVCHVAEGDVHDIGKTIVAALLRANGYEVVDLGRDVPVDEVIEAVKAEKPIMLTGTALMTTTMYAFKAVNDRLLEAGLKVPFACGGGAVNQDFVTTYDLGVYGEEAADAPKMADKIVAGASISALKEEFHKH
- a CDS encoding PAS domain S-box protein, which codes for MYNIYSSRVHRSLKPAEKESIISILGSMPEFDSEASVFFSWDIGNNWKILDVSDNISLFGYAVEECRDEKFSYSDLVHPHDLRRVVSEIEDHRKTEGVTSFFQDYRILAKDGSVANVKVLNDLTVASDGAIGSAYGFMMEMVSFPNSGHANCYFESILGSLKESILILGNDLKVIYANDSFYDLFKVRPEDIIGKNAGKFDQFRQDSPELFSNLSNICAEGEPIRDLEFTYDFSNIGTRSISLNASQISLSPDDGCLLLASLEDITELKKAEELISSEEKYSSLVEKGTEGIIVVQNDVVKYANTKFCELRGLAKEDIIGSDLFSHLPTEYHRMISIKIKKWTSSKKNDPKKYEINIFSKDKENIPVEITASRSDYAGENGVIITISDIREKRKAKEALLDTEKNFRLIFEKSPMGIVRFDQEGIITNSNEIFDEFFERLHESMIGQSLFDLLQNDNVREGLSDILKGRSNNFAAETQLTRHNESVILRLNLSSLIVDGFPQGGMAIFDDITLHKMGEESLQQNETRLTKLLELSQMSDADVSSIIRFALRSALDLTQSSNGYLIRLGDDGMPDMFLYLFKDEKGQYAFTEDINDFSSNLKKNIKERISTGEPLFSNILEDRDNKPDGSKRSNSLLEIPLHDNGSIKFVLGVGSKDTAYNYLDTHNLKLLIQSMWKLIIQKEANEALRTSEEKYSTLVEKGNDGIIIILDDMLLFTNPMFCNIVGISADKVKGTKFSRYLAPEYRRMMEKIFLKILEKKKSVNRKSEVFLLGKNGRYVPVEITASRIEHDGKLSVMAIIHDITEQKEKEQELLGSLEVQKVLQAVIKTSPAVVFFWGSQSDWPVEFVSENIEKFGYSTEEFISGKLNYSDIIHPSDLERVQAYFTRKNSEGASEYNIEYRIITKSGDVRWVVERSTPQYDEEGNLAHIQGIILDITERKRINQFLNIESEVGNLFTPSGDIQETFDQLLEFSLHIEGLDCGALYILDKNNGDLNLVSHNGFSEDFVKNNSHYSPDTIQSRLFLMGYPLYKLYSEIFPQTRHDNRVDEGILATAVVPVKYREEIVAVLFLASHVEYDIPYDVHASVETIAAQIGSIIGRIETEVDLQKNQNDLKLLLDSIEDLIFVLDQEGCVLYTNESVTKKLGYSKEEITGMNFIKMHPHNKVLDVATYFNNAASGKGVVFTLPLLTSTGMVISVETRLTKGRWKKQGALIAACREVNRT